The following nucleotide sequence is from Amia ocellicauda isolate fAmiCal2 chromosome 14, fAmiCal2.hap1, whole genome shotgun sequence.
CGCACACCGCAGCTATTTAAAGACAGGCAAAAGCCTTTAGAGGTTTCTTGGGAGGAAGACGTATGATTGCTGTATAGATTAGCAGCATGAAACATACTTAACCTCACAGACATAGTTGATCCTGTTTGAGGACCTACATCGAAGCGCAGTCATACCTTACCAAAACGTTTGGAGCTGCGTTCACCGTTGAGATATTTTGCAACTGGCAGGTTTCAGCAAATACTAGGTAACATTGTCGATGTAGTCAAGTCTGGTtcagcacagataaacaatgaagatgtgacttacagttttacaaagatttgcactttcaaataaacagtatcATGTTGAACTGTACATTCTTTTGTGTCTTcatggtgaggtgtagtttgtgtgcaattagggatgtatttatttacatttctgtaaaaaAGTATGTTAAAGCTTCAGCAACCCCGTTGCAAACTACTGTAGCAGCTCCACGGCTGTGCAACGCTTTGAGAAGCGCCCCTACACGCCATACCTGtaagacatttcttaaaactcacctttaTACAAAAGCTTTTAAGGATCTCTCTTACTCTTAGTTTGCAAATTTTATTAAATACTCTTGCGTTGCTACTGTTGTGTTGCCtgtttgattttgtatgttCTGACTGTTTGACTTGTAGCGCTATTTGATATGAGAAAAGTGCATTATGAATACAATTGATTGgctagttattattatataatttgtgTAGCTAAAGGAACGCACAACAGTGCAAGAAACTGCAAAGGTTGTGTACTTTGTGAGGTTTGAACGGATCTAATGTGCCCTGTCCTTGACGGACAACTTTTCGGATGATGGAATACAAATGATCGTGTGGGATCCTGTGGCAATGATAAGCAGACTGACATTATCATGCATTGGGAAACGTAGTGAACAGCTAAGCTTATTTCATTTATAAAGTCATCAGCAATAGCACAGCATAGTTTTGTCAAAGGTTTATGatactaccaataataataatgattaaggAGGAGCTGACAATACAGATAAATTGTTCATGAAACAGACTTCCTTTACTTCTGTAGCACATATTGCAGTAAACATATCGTCCTCTGACGAAACAAACGCCCTGACAAGCTCATTGAGCAAGAGATGCTCACGAGGGGCATTTCAACCACGTTAAGTAAATCAACAGGGTTCCAGCAATTAACGCCTTTTCCAAATGAATTCCAGACAATGCAGCTGCCCTTAGCTTTAACAATGGCTTGTTTAGGTGGAATTTGTGAAACAATGAATTTAAACTGCAATTTGAAAGCTATAGGCACTTCAACTTATGTGaacaacataatacaaaaatgacagaCCTAGCCCTCTAATTCACTGGAtataacaaacacattaataaatgtatccaGGCATTACACACAACATACAAGCAGCAGATACCAATAGGGATGATTCAGCTGGATGTGTTAATTGAGAGATCGCAATAGcagctgtttgttatttacgtcTAGCCCTATATAGAGCAGGAGCCGTGCCCTAATGATTATCACTTTCTGGGctagtgtgtctgtgagtgaactGGGGGGTTTAGTGGTTATTGCAGAGCTGTTGTTTAATCCTCTCTTTCCAGTGGCTTTGTCACGTGCTTGTTCTGTGTACAATGAAGCTGTGCTGCATTGCTCTCTGCCTCTGTGTAGGAGTATTATTACCTACACCGATCTTTGCCGGCCGTGACAATGAGACTTCAAAGGAATCCTCCGACATCGATGCGCTGTCCAAGCACTACCGCATTCTCCCCATGTTCATCCAGGCGTCGGCTCCTCTGGTAGACCCAAAGAAACTCCGGCCGGCCACTGGCAGCGAGCCCATGCCGGATGACCTGAGGCGCATCCTGTTCCCCGGTGACAACCTACGGAAAGGCGTGCATCCCAAGAAGGTCCAGAACCGAGGCGTTGCAGTGTGGGGAGACTACAGTAAGATGTACGTGGCAGTGCATAAGAACATCAACGGTTTCAGGTGCAGGCCTTCGGAGCTCATGCTGGGGAGCTGCGCCGTCAGTAAGACCACTGAGCACT
It contains:
- the LOC136767984 gene encoding uncharacterized protein LOC136767984 yields the protein MKLCCIALCLCVGVLLPTPIFAGRDNETSKESSDIDALSKHYRILPMFIQASAPLVDPKKLRPATGSEPMPDDLRRILFPGDNLRKGVHPKKVQNRGVAVWGDYSKMYVAVHKNINGFRCRPSELMLGSCAVSKTTEHYYYFIYGLNECGNNRSIINGRLVYSNTLRYSPPTSSHPVIRGVSFTVPIQLVYNRYGFASRTLHSI